A genomic window from Bicyclus anynana chromosome 11, ilBicAnyn1.1, whole genome shotgun sequence includes:
- the LOC112046504 gene encoding 60S ribosomal protein L22: MAVTKPAPKKGQLHQKTGKKGIKGGKIRGKGLRRKISLKFAIDCTHPAEDSILDVANFEKYLKERVKVEGKTNNLGNHVVVARDKTKIVINADIAFSKRYLKYLTKRYLKKNNLRDWLRVVASAHDSYELRYFNINADSDNEDNED; this comes from the exons ATGGCAGTAACAAAACCCGCGCCTAAGAAAGGCCAGCTCCATCAAAAGACTGGTAAAAAGGGTATCAAAGGTGGTAAAATCCGCGGCAAGGGCCTGAGAAGGAAAATTAGCCTAAAGTTCGCGATTGATTGCACACATCCCGCCGAAGACAGCATTCTGGATGTGGCCAATTTtgagaaatatttaaaagaacgTGTAAAAGTTGAGGGCAAAACAAATAACCTAGGCAATCACGTTGTCGTCGCAAGAGACAAGACGAAAATCGTCATCAATGCAG aCATTGCATTCTCCAAGAGGTATCTGAAATACTTGACAAAGCGTTACCTCAAGAAGAACAACCTGCGAGACTGGCTGCGAGTGGTCGCCTCAGCGCACGACTCCTACGAGCTGAGATACTTCAACATCAATGCAGACAGCGACAATGAGGACAATGAAGATTAA
- the LOC112046490 gene encoding E3 ubiquitin-protein ligase RING1 isoform X2, whose translation MSSTEPSQNKTWELSLYELHRTPQEVITDATEIAVSPRSLHSELMCPICLDMLKKTMTTKECLHRFCSDCIITALRSGNKECPTCRKKLVSKRSLRPDPNFDLLISKIYPSRDEYEAHQERVLAKINMSHSQASLVNSITEGIKLQSQNRPQRARKNHEENTTASNTNGTTEPAPQNGSNGSTSVPKDAGSSASNPAPPSQSTSNPASVRSTPSPVPSNISSISKNTSTTKRAKSILTSEHSEESESSDGRTEGENSMDTEGEGEPLNPNEIELVFKPHPTEMTGDNQLMRALRDSSVRYLKTTANASVDHLSKYLAMRLTLDLDAELPEAYRLLNFCIYVAPTPGQFVPLAGSQTLRQINDKFWKVNKPLEMYYSWKKT comes from the exons ATGTCTTCAACGGAGCCCtcacaaaataaaacatggGAGCTATCCCTTTACGAGCTCCACCGTACCCCGCAAGAGGTGATTACGGACGCCACCGAAATAGCCGTGTCCCCACGTAGTTTGCACAGCGAATTGATGTGTCCAATTTGCTTGGATATGCTGAAGAAGACCATGACAACAAAGGAGTGCTTACATAGATTCTGCTCGGATTGTATAATTACGGCGCTCCGATCTGGGAACAAGGAATGCCCGACGTGTCGCAAGAAACTTGTGTCAAAAAGATCACTGCGTCCCGACCCCAACTTCGATCTGCTTATATCAAAGATATACCCCAGCAGAGATGAGTACGAAGCTCACCAGGAGCGAGTACTGGCGAAGATCAACATGTCTCATTCCCAAGCGTCTCTAGTGAACTCTATTACGGAAGGTATAAAGCTACAATCGCAAAACAGGCCACAAAGGGCTCGCAAAAATCACGAGGAAAACACTACTGCTTCTAATACAAACGGGACTACCGAACCTGCACCCCAAAATGGCAGCAATGGTAGTACATCAGTTCCAAAGGATGCTGGGTCGTCTGCGAGTAACCCTGCACCGCCCAGTCAGTCGACATCTAACCCAGCGTCAGTGAGGAGTACTCCGTCTCCTGTCCCCTCGAATATCAGCTCAATCTCAAAAAACACTAGCACCACTAAAAGGGCGAAGTCAATTTTGACTTCGGAACATAGCGAGGAGAGTGAATCTAGTGATGGCAG AACTGAAGGTGAAAACTCAATGGACACAGAAGGTGAGGGAGAGCCGCTCAACCCCAATGAGATAGAGCTGGTGTTTAAACCCCATCCCACAGAGATGACTGGAGACAATCAGCTCATGAGGGCACTGAGGGACAGTTCTGTGCGGTACTTGAAAACCACTGCTAATGCTTCAG TGGACCACCTGAGTAAGTACCTGGCAATGCGTCTCACGCTCGACCTGGACGCAGAACTACCTGAAGCGTACCGTTTACTCAACTTCTGCATATACGTGGCGCCCACACCTGGACAGTTTGTGCCGCTGGCTGGCTCGCAGACCTTGAGGCAGATCAACGATAAATTCTGGAAG GTGAACAAACCACTGGAGATGTACTACTCGTGGAAGAAAACCTAG
- the LOC112046490 gene encoding E3 ubiquitin-protein ligase RING1 isoform X1 yields MSSTEPSQNKTWELSLYELHRTPQEVITDATEIAVSPRSLHSELMCPICLDMLKKTMTTKECLHRFCSDCIITALRSGNKECPTCRKKLVSKRSLRPDPNFDLLISKIYPSRDEYEAHQERVLAKINMSHSQASLVNSITEGIKLQSQNRPQRARKNHEENTTASNTNGTTEPAPQNGSNGSTSVPKDAGSSASNPAPPSQSTSNPASVRSTPSPVPSNISSISKNTSTTKRAKSILTSEHSEESESSDGRTEGENSMDTEGEGEPLNPNEIELVFKPHPTEMTGDNQLMRALRDSSVRYLKTTANASVDHLSKYLAMRLTLDLDAELPEAYRLLNFCIYVAPTPGQFVPLAGSQTLRQINDKFWKVTHVNKPLEMYYSWKKT; encoded by the exons ATGTCTTCAACGGAGCCCtcacaaaataaaacatggGAGCTATCCCTTTACGAGCTCCACCGTACCCCGCAAGAGGTGATTACGGACGCCACCGAAATAGCCGTGTCCCCACGTAGTTTGCACAGCGAATTGATGTGTCCAATTTGCTTGGATATGCTGAAGAAGACCATGACAACAAAGGAGTGCTTACATAGATTCTGCTCGGATTGTATAATTACGGCGCTCCGATCTGGGAACAAGGAATGCCCGACGTGTCGCAAGAAACTTGTGTCAAAAAGATCACTGCGTCCCGACCCCAACTTCGATCTGCTTATATCAAAGATATACCCCAGCAGAGATGAGTACGAAGCTCACCAGGAGCGAGTACTGGCGAAGATCAACATGTCTCATTCCCAAGCGTCTCTAGTGAACTCTATTACGGAAGGTATAAAGCTACAATCGCAAAACAGGCCACAAAGGGCTCGCAAAAATCACGAGGAAAACACTACTGCTTCTAATACAAACGGGACTACCGAACCTGCACCCCAAAATGGCAGCAATGGTAGTACATCAGTTCCAAAGGATGCTGGGTCGTCTGCGAGTAACCCTGCACCGCCCAGTCAGTCGACATCTAACCCAGCGTCAGTGAGGAGTACTCCGTCTCCTGTCCCCTCGAATATCAGCTCAATCTCAAAAAACACTAGCACCACTAAAAGGGCGAAGTCAATTTTGACTTCGGAACATAGCGAGGAGAGTGAATCTAGTGATGGCAG AACTGAAGGTGAAAACTCAATGGACACAGAAGGTGAGGGAGAGCCGCTCAACCCCAATGAGATAGAGCTGGTGTTTAAACCCCATCCCACAGAGATGACTGGAGACAATCAGCTCATGAGGGCACTGAGGGACAGTTCTGTGCGGTACTTGAAAACCACTGCTAATGCTTCAG TGGACCACCTGAGTAAGTACCTGGCAATGCGTCTCACGCTCGACCTGGACGCAGAACTACCTGAAGCGTACCGTTTACTCAACTTCTGCATATACGTGGCGCCCACACCTGGACAGTTTGTGCCGCTGGCTGGCTCGCAGACCTTGAGGCAGATCAACGATAAATTCTGGAAGGTAACTCAT GTGAACAAACCACTGGAGATGTACTACTCGTGGAAGAAAACCTAG
- the LOC112046486 gene encoding spermidine/spermine N(1)-acetyltransferase-like protein 1, which translates to MEVNNLLAVLPCLLLAANAFPASPDQQNTGQNLLEDNSNPVKTNIVLKTNLISPQQLNQQEKPPQLVGTLYQEPNHVLVGQQNQPAINQPATNQPAINQPATNQPLINQPAINQPNQPAFVLLNQPPPHEQVFYAYQQYQPPLLVSQPSNQPIWLTSVGPPSGQLVFKPFGTVNIFIPLNANTYLMPFNLNK; encoded by the exons ATGGAAGTAAATAATTTG CTTGCAGTTCTACCATGCCTTCTTCTGGCTGCAAATGCATTCCCTGCGTCACCTGATCAACAAAATACTGGTCAAAACCTATTAGAAGATAATTCTAATCCAGTGAAGACCAACATAGTTCTCAAGACTAATCTAATAAGTCCACAACAGTTGAACCAACAGGAAAAACCACCTCAGCTGGTGGGAACGCTGTATCAAGAACCTAATCACGTCTTGGTTGGGCAACAAAATCAACCAGCAATAAACCAGCCAGCGACAAATCAACCAGCAATAAACCAGCCAGCGACAAATCAACCTCTGATAAACCAACCTGCGATAAATCAACCAAATCAACCAGCTTTTGTATTGTTGAACCAACCACCACCGCATGAACAAGTGTTTTATGCGTATCAACAATACCAACCTCCATTATTGGTGAGCCAGCCTAGCAATCAACCAATATGGTTGACGTCTGTCGGTCCACCAAGTGGACAACTTGTATTCAAACCATTTGGAACTGTAAACATATTTATTCCACTAAATGCCAACACGTATTTAATGCCTTTCAACTTGAATAAGTAA